The window GGGTGCCGTGCGATCGAAGGGCGGTCGATGCTCGTGTATCAGGGGGCGCGCGCGTTCGAGCTGTGGACGGGGCGGCCGGCGCCGACGGGAGCGATGCGGCGCGCGGTCGGCCTGGCGGACGATACGCCGGTGGCGAAGGTCGGAGGGCGATAGGACGATGCTCCGGTTTCTGACCTCGGGCGAATCACACGGCCGCGGCCTTCTCGTCGTCGTGGAGGGGATGCCGGCCGGCGTTCCGGTGTCGGAGGACGGGATCAACGAGCAGCTGGCGCGACGCCAGCGCGGCTACGGCCGCGGCGGCCGCATGCAGATCGAACAGGACCGCGCCGAGATCTACACCGGCGTGATGGGCGGCACCACCATCGGGGCCCCCATCGGGCTCGCGATCGGCAACAAGGACTGGCGGAAGGACGAACCGCCGCTCACGCGGCCCCGGCCCGGGCACGCCGACCTGGCGGGCGCGCTGAAGTACCATTTCGACGACGTGCGGCGCGTGCTCGAACGCTCGAGCGCGCGCGAGACCGTATCGCGCGTCGCGGCGGGTGCCTTGGCGCGGACGCTGCTCGCCCAGTTTGGCGTGATGCTGTTCAGCCACGTCGTAGAGCTCGGAGGGATCGCCGCGGCGCAGCGGCCGGCGCGGATCGAAGAGATTCCCGCCGTTGCCGAGGCCTCGCCGCTGCGCTGCGCCGATCCCGATGCGGAGCAGCGGATGATCGCCGCCATCGACGAGGCGAAGGCGCGCGGCGACACGCTCGGCGGCGTTTTCGAAGTCGTCGCGCTCGGCGTGCCGGTCGGGCTCGGGACGTACGTGCACTGGGATCGCCGGCTCGACGGGCGGCTCGCCCAGGCGATGATGTCGATCAACGCGATGAAGGGCGTCGAGATCGGCCGGGGCTTCGAGGAAGCGCGTCTGCCCGGGTCGTCTGCGCACGATGAGATCCTCTACGAGGGCGGCCGCGGTTTCTACCGGCGCACCAATCAGTCCGGCGGCACGGAAGGCGGCATGACGACCGGCGAACCGCTTGTCGTGCGCGTGGCGATGAAGCCGTTGAGCACGCTGCGCAGCCCGCTTGCGTCGGTGGATATCGTGACAAAGGAGCGTGTCGAGGCGGCGGTTGTTCGCAGCGATGTGACGGCGGTTCCGGCGGCCGGTGTGATCGGTGAGGCGATGGCCGCGCTTGTGCTGGCCGACGCGATGCTCGAGAAGTTCGGCGGCGATAGTTTGGATCAGATGCGTGTCGCCTATGACGCGCATCGGGAGTGGGTTTTGCGCGGCCCGGGAGGGCGCGCGTGAGCACGGTGCCGGCCGATACCGGTAAAGGGAGCGGTGAGCGCGTGCCGGCGCGGCCCGCCGCGGCGGCACACGGGCGGCACAGCGTAGCGAACGGTCGTTCGCATACGAACACAGATACGGATGCGGTCATCAACATCGTCCTTATCGGGTTCATGGGCACCGGCAAGTCCGCGGTCGGGCGCCGCCTCGCGGAGCGCCTGGGCCGGCGCTTCCTCGACACCGACGCCCTCATCGAGGCGCGGGCGGGCCGCACGATTGCCCGCATCTTCGCCGAGGACGGCGAGCCCGTGTTTCGCGGTCTCGAGGCCGCCGCGGTCGCGGAGGCGGGCGCGTCCCGAGGCGCCGTCATCGCGACCGGCGGCGGCGTGCCGATGCGCCCCGACAACATGCGGCACCTGCGCCGTCACGGAGTGATCGTGGCGCTCACCGCGTCGCCGCGCACGATCCTGGCGCGCGTCGGCGGCGGCGCGGACCGTCCGATGCTCGGCGGCGATCCCGAATCCACCGTCCGCCGGTTGCTCGCCGAGCGGGACGCGGCGTACCGCGACGCCGACCTGGTCGTGGACACATCCGACGTGTCGGCCGAAGAAGCCGCCGATCGTGTGCTCGAATTCGTTCGCGCGCGCGCGTCCGGCCCCGCGCCGTCCGGCGGGTCGGCACACCGGCGGGTTCGCGTCGATCTCGGCGAGCGCGGGTACGACATCCACATCGGTGCGGCGCTCCTCCGCCGGGTGCCGGAGCTGCTCCGGGATGCCGGCGTCACCGGGCGCCTCGCCCTGCTCACGCATCCGCGTCTGGACGAGCGGTACGGCCGTCCGCTGGCGGACGCGCTGCGGGCCGCCGGGCGCGAGGTCGTGGTCGTGACCGTGCCGCCGTCGGAGTCGAGCAAGAGTCTGCGCGCGGCCGCGAAGGTCTACGACGCGCTTATCGACGCCCGGCTCGACCGGGGCTCCGCCGTCCTCGCGCTCGGCGGCGGCGTGGCGGGCGACCTGGGCGGGTTCGTGGCGGCGACGTTCCTCCGCGGCATCCGGTGGGTCGCGCTCCCGACGACGCTGCTGGCCCAGGTGGACGCTTCGATCGGGGGCAAGACCGCGGTCGACCACCCGCGCGGCAAGAACCTAATCGGCGCCGTGCACCAGCCCTCGCTCGTCGTCGCGGACGTGGAGACGCTCGGCTCGCTGCCTCGGCGTCAGCTGCGGTCCGGCATGGCGGAGGTCGTCAAGACCGGCGTGATCGGCGCGGCGGACTTGTTCGAATTCCTGGACGGGAACCTGCGCGCCGTGATGGCTCGGCGCCCGGCGGCGCTCGTCCACACGATCGAACGCTGCGCGGCGTACAAGGCGCGTGTGGTCGCCGCCGACGAGCGCGAGTCCGGCGAGCGGATGGTGCTCAACTACGGGCACACGATCGGGCACGGCATCGAAGCCGCCGCGGGCTACCGGGGCCTCACGCACGGCGAGGCGATCGCGGTCGGCATGACGCTCGAGGCGCGCCTGGCGGTGCGGCTCGGCGTCTGTGAACCCGCGGTCTTGGAAAAGCAGACGGCGCTGCTCGAGGGCGCCGGGCTGCCGGTCACTCTGGCCGCGCTTGGCGCGGCCCGGCCGCGCAGCGCGGCCGCGATCGCACAGGCGATGACGCTCGACAAGAAGGCGCGGGAGGGCCGGCTGCGGTTCGTTCTCCCCGCGTCGATCGGCCGGACGGTCGTCCGCGACGACGTGCCGCCGGCACTGCTCGAGGAGGTGCTCGCCGATGGCTAGAGTGCTCGTTCTGCACGGTCCGAACTTGAATCTGCTCGGCCGCCGCGAGCCTCACCTCTACGGGTCGGCGACGCTCGAGGACGTCGAGCGCGAGCTGCGGGCGCTGGCGCGGGAGCTCGGGGTGGAGATCGAGACCGCCCAGAGCAACCACGAAGGCACGCTGATCGACCGGCTGCAGACCGCCCCGGCGCGGTACGCGGCGGTCGTGTTTAACCCCGGCGGGCTGACGAACACCAGCATCGCCCTGCGGGACACGATCCTGGCGATCGGCATTCCGGTCGTCGAGGTGCATGTGACCAACATTCACGCGCGCGAGCACTTCCGCCACCATTCGATGATCGCCGGCGCGGCGGCGGGACAGGTCGCGGGGTTCGGCGTGCAGAGCTATCTCCTCGGGCTTCGCGCCGCGGCCGCGCTGGCGGCCGCGGCGGCGAAGCAGGCGGCCCAGGCGTCGGGCGACGGTGCCGGCGGGCGCGACGGCGCCCGCGCCAAGCCGATGGCGTCGCGGGCATCGAAGCCCGCCGCGGCCCGGCTCTCGCGCAACGGCGCGCGGCGGCGGGCGCGCCGGGAGCGGCCCGCCCGCGGAGGAGAGATCATGCGGTTTCGCGGCATCCGCGGAGCGATTACGGCCGACGCGAACACCGAGGCGGCGATTCTCGAAGCGACGGCCATCATGTTGAAGGCGATGGCCTCGCAGAACCAAGTCGACGCCGACGACATCGCCGGCGTCGTCTTTACCGTGACTCCGGATCTCAACGCGGTATTTCCGGCCGAGGCCGCGCGGCGGAATCTCGGGTGGCACCAGGTGCCGCTCATGTGCACGCAGGAGATTCCGGTCCCGGGCGCGCTGCCCCGGTGCGTGCGCGCGCTGATGTTCGTGAACACCACGAAGACCGCGGACGAGGTCCGCCACGTCTACCTCCGCGGCGCGGAGCGGCTTCGTCCGGACCTCACGGCGGCCGATGCGAAGGCCGGCGTAACCAAGCCCGGCGCCTGATGCCTCTCGTCGTCGCGCCGGGCGGCGCGCTGCGCGGCGCCGTGCGCGTGCCCGGCGACAAATCGATCTCGCACCGCGCCGTGCTGCTCGGCGCGATCGCGCGGGGCCGGACGCGCGTGGACGGCTTCCTCCGCGCGGAGGACTGCCTCGCGACCCTGCGGTGCGTGCGTGCGCTCGGCGTCGATGTCGAGGACGACGGCGAGCGCCTCGTGGTACACGGCGGGGCGCTCCGCGAGCCCGCGACCGCCCTCGACGTCGGCAACTCCGGCACGACGATCCGCCTGCTCACCGGCATCCTCGCCGGCCAGCCGTTCCCCAGTACGCTCACCGGCGACGCGAGCATCCGGCGCCGCCCGATGGACCGCATCGCCGAACCGCTCCGGCGCATGGGCGCGCGCATTTCCGGCCGCGACGGCGGCCGCCTCGCGCCGCTCACCGTGGAAGGCGGCGGTCTGCGGGCCATCGCGTACACGACGCCGGTCGCGAGCGCGCAGGTCAAATCGGCGATCCTCCTCGCCGCGCTCTTCGCTGACGGCGAGACCGCGGTGACGGAGCCGTCGCTCAGCCGCGACCACACGGAACGTATGCTGAGCGGCTTCGGGGTGGCGGTGGCGCGCGACGGGCTCACGGTGCGGCTCAGGGGTCCCGCCCAACCGGCGGCGGCGCCGGTCACCGTGCCGGGAGACATTTCCTCCGCGGCGTTCTTTCTCACCGCGGCCGCGATCGTGCCGGGCTCCGCGGTGACCGTCCGCGGCGTCGGCCTCAACCCGACGCGCACCGGCCTGCTCGACGTGCTGCGGGCGATGGGGGCCGCGGTCGAGATCGCCAACCGGCGCGACGAGGCGGGCGAACCGGCCGGCGACGTGACGGTCCGCGCCGCCGCGCTGCACGGGACGGCGATCGGCGGCGCGCTGATCCCGCGGCTCATCGACGAGCTGCCGGTGCTGGCCGTCGCCGCGAGCGTGGCGGACGGCGAGACGGTGATCCGTGACGCCGCTGAGCTGCGCGTGAAGGAGTCCGATCGAATCGCGGCGCTGACGCGCGAGCTCGGCGGGATCGGCGCGCGGATCGAGGCGCAGCCGGACGGGCTTGCCATCCGCGGGGTACCGAAGCTGCGCGGCGGCCGCGCGGCGAGCGGCGGAGACCACCGGGTCGCGATGGCGCTGGCGGTCGCGGGCCTCCGGGCGGAGGCGCCCGTGACCGTGGACGACACCGATTGCATCCGCACGTCGTTTCCGGGTTTCGAAGAGACGCTCCGTGCGCTCACCGGCGCCTGATGCCCGACCTCCCGCAGCTGCTCCTGATCCTGGTGGTGATCGCGGGCGCGTCGACGGTGAAGGGCGCGATCGGCTTCGGATTTCCGCTCGTCAGCATCCCGCTCTTGTCGGCGATCATCGGGCCGCGCGCGGCCGTCCCGATGATCGCGATCCCGACGCTCCTCAGCAACGTCATCATGGTAAGCCGCGGCTCGGCGAGCCCCGCCAGCACGCACCTCATGCTGGCGATCGCGGGCCTCGTCGTCGGTACGGTCGCCGGCGCGGCCGCCATCAAGCTGCTCGACCCGCGGCACTTGTCGATCCTCGTGGGCGCCGTCGCGCTCGGCTACGTGGTCGCGACCGCGTTCCGGCTGACGGCGCTCGTGCCCGAGCGGGCCGGCCGCCGCGCGGCGCCGCTGGTCGGGCTCGCGGCCGGGCTCATGGGCGGCGCGACCGGC of the bacterium genome contains:
- the aroB gene encoding 3-dehydroquinate synthase, which codes for MSTVPADTGKGSGERVPARPAAAAHGRHSVANGRSHTNTDTDAVINIVLIGFMGTGKSAVGRRLAERLGRRFLDTDALIEARAGRTIARIFAEDGEPVFRGLEAAAVAEAGASRGAVIATGGGVPMRPDNMRHLRRHGVIVALTASPRTILARVGGGADRPMLGGDPESTVRRLLAERDAAYRDADLVVDTSDVSAEEAADRVLEFVRARASGPAPSGGSAHRRVRVDLGERGYDIHIGAALLRRVPELLRDAGVTGRLALLTHPRLDERYGRPLADALRAAGREVVVVTVPPSESSKSLRAAAKVYDALIDARLDRGSAVLALGGGVAGDLGGFVAATFLRGIRWVALPTTLLAQVDASIGGKTAVDHPRGKNLIGAVHQPSLVVADVETLGSLPRRQLRSGMAEVVKTGVIGAADLFEFLDGNLRAVMARRPAALVHTIERCAAYKARVVAADERESGERMVLNYGHTIGHGIEAAAGYRGLTHGEAIAVGMTLEARLAVRLGVCEPAVLEKQTALLEGAGLPVTLAALGAARPRSAAAIAQAMTLDKKAREGRLRFVLPASIGRTVVRDDVPPALLEEVLADG
- the aroC gene encoding chorismate synthase, which encodes MLRFLTSGESHGRGLLVVVEGMPAGVPVSEDGINEQLARRQRGYGRGGRMQIEQDRAEIYTGVMGGTTIGAPIGLAIGNKDWRKDEPPLTRPRPGHADLAGALKYHFDDVRRVLERSSARETVSRVAAGALARTLLAQFGVMLFSHVVELGGIAAAQRPARIEEIPAVAEASPLRCADPDAEQRMIAAIDEAKARGDTLGGVFEVVALGVPVGLGTYVHWDRRLDGRLAQAMMSINAMKGVEIGRGFEEARLPGSSAHDEILYEGGRGFYRRTNQSGGTEGGMTTGEPLVVRVAMKPLSTLRSPLASVDIVTKERVEAAVVRSDVTAVPAAGVIGEAMAALVLADAMLEKFGGDSLDQMRVAYDAHREWVLRGPGGRA
- the aroQ gene encoding type II 3-dehydroquinate dehydratase, coding for MARVLVLHGPNLNLLGRREPHLYGSATLEDVERELRALARELGVEIETAQSNHEGTLIDRLQTAPARYAAVVFNPGGLTNTSIALRDTILAIGIPVVEVHVTNIHAREHFRHHSMIAGAAAGQVAGFGVQSYLLGLRAAAALAAAAAKQAAQASGDGAGGRDGARAKPMASRASKPAAARLSRNGARRRARRERPARGGEIMRFRGIRGAITADANTEAAILEATAIMLKAMASQNQVDADDIAGVVFTVTPDLNAVFPAEAARRNLGWHQVPLMCTQEIPVPGALPRCVRALMFVNTTKTADEVRHVYLRGAERLRPDLTAADAKAGVTKPGA
- a CDS encoding sulfite exporter TauE/SafE family protein; amino-acid sequence: MPDLPQLLLILVVIAGASTVKGAIGFGFPLVSIPLLSAIIGPRAAVPMIAIPTLLSNVIMVSRGSASPASTHLMLAIAGLVVGTVAGAAAIKLLDPRHLSILVGAVALGYVVATAFRLTALVPERAGRRAAPLVGLAAGLMGGATGIFAPLLASYLHLLQLAKRDFVFWLTIMFFVSNAVQVASYAHLGLYAGPVLALALIGCVPMAIGTWSGMALQDRLDPEVFGRVVLAIVFLASLDLLGRGLLR
- the aroA gene encoding 3-phosphoshikimate 1-carboxyvinyltransferase; this translates as MPLVVAPGGALRGAVRVPGDKSISHRAVLLGAIARGRTRVDGFLRAEDCLATLRCVRALGVDVEDDGERLVVHGGALREPATALDVGNSGTTIRLLTGILAGQPFPSTLTGDASIRRRPMDRIAEPLRRMGARISGRDGGRLAPLTVEGGGLRAIAYTTPVASAQVKSAILLAALFADGETAVTEPSLSRDHTERMLSGFGVAVARDGLTVRLRGPAQPAAAPVTVPGDISSAAFFLTAAAIVPGSAVTVRGVGLNPTRTGLLDVLRAMGAAVEIANRRDEAGEPAGDVTVRAAALHGTAIGGALIPRLIDELPVLAVAASVADGETVIRDAAELRVKESDRIAALTRELGGIGARIEAQPDGLAIRGVPKLRGGRAASGGDHRVAMALAVAGLRAEAPVTVDDTDCIRTSFPGFEETLRALTGA